One Anas platyrhynchos isolate ZD024472 breed Pekin duck chromosome 2, IASCAAS_PekinDuck_T2T, whole genome shotgun sequence DNA segment encodes these proteins:
- the LOC140001942 gene encoding uncharacterized protein codes for MDKLLQKYKCAPSQAGKEFSQKFWKDEEKVVEHIEQCQASRKIGQRKGKGAICAVLGACLSCARQKAKETPAPKLISDVEHTALKSEIDVLKSSLAFERETRKTLGIRVDKLLDENNKLSIENDKLVTENDKLVSENDKLVHENNHLKQLLERVSHLLNKVQPCAPVKQIRGVLHNAEPESWDSDFWSDDDDGVEEVSDPEPQSISLRPLVKTETTVDDNDEIRTTVRTIPWSPAELIKIQEKFSRRPGESEVEYVWRVSLEGGDRIMLSEEEAGGFWGPGVFLTTTPGDHSYSITARAAYWAGGIDPQERGEPLEIRATGYSDLAVAVQKAACIQAIYERDEFRKSTMLSPIDPIRLTPLIRGLPDCLKMFVANTQDHILAACRDDDSGCRQNPNSPIPTWSELVQDIDKYGHRMRWINSSSIKSQDHSRRVRQIHTKNPRYPKFKERLKPNRERGELWCQQKNSYPRGGQ; via the coding sequence atggataaactactgcaaaaatataaatgtgccccttcccaggcagggaaggagttttcccaaaagttttggaaagatgaggagaaagtggtagagcacattgagcagtgtcaggcttcacgaaagattggtcaaagaaagggtaaaggtgcaatttgtgctgtgttaggagcttgtttgtcttgtgctcggcaaaaagctaaggaaactcctgctcccaaactgatctctgatgTGGAACATACCGCTTTGAAATCAGAGATTGATGTGTTGAAGTCatcattggcctttgaaagggagacgagaaaaacattaggaatcagagtggataaacttttggatgaaaataataaactttccaTTGAGAATGACAAACTTGTgactgaaaatgataaacttgtgagtgaaaatgataaacttgtgcatgagaataatcatcttaaacaattgctggagagggttagtcatctgttaaataaagtacagcctTGTGCTCCGGTCAAGCAGATTCGTGGAGTGCTGCATAATGCAGAAcctgaaagctgggacagtgatttctggtctgacGATGATGATGGTGTTGAAGAGGTTTCTGACCCTGAACCTCAATCGATCtccttgagacctttggttaagactgagactACTGTTGATGACAATGATGAAATCCGCACTACTGTGCGAACGATTCCGTGGTCACCGGCGGAGTTgattaaaatacaggagaagttctcaaggcgACCAGGGGAATCGGAAGTGGAATATGTGTGGCGAGTTTCTCTCGAAGGAGGAGATCGAATTATGTTGAGTGAGGAAGAAGCAGGTGGCTTTTGGGgacctggagtatttttaacTACCACACCAGGAGACCATAGTTATTCTATCACTGCACGGGCAGCATATTGGGCAGGTGGTATAGAtccccaagagagaggggaaccTCTGGAAATTAGAGCTACAGGCTATTctgacctggctgtagcagtacaaAAAGCAGCCTGTATTCAGgcgatatatgaaagagatgaatttaggAAATCCACGATGTTATCTCCTATTGATCCAATTCGGTTAACCCCTCTCATCCGtggactccctgattgtcttaagatgtttgtagcaaacacccaagatcatatactagctgcttgtagggatgatgatagtggttgtaggcaaaatcctaactcccctattcccacctggagtgaattGGTACAAGACATAGATAAGTACGGACACCGAATGCGCTGGATCaattcatccagtattaaatcccaagaccactctcggcgagtccgccaaatccacactaaaaatcccagatatcccaaattcaaagagaggTTGAAACCTAATAGGGAACGAGGTGAGTTGTGGTGTCAGCAAAAAAACTCttatccccggggagggcagTGA